The Edaphobacter flagellatus sequence CGCAGCTCGTATACATCACGCAGCCCGGCAGCGAGAACTCGCCCAGCTCCTTGCAGGCACTGCGAATCGCCACCACCTCGGCGTGTGCCGTCGGATCATTCGTTGCCGTCACCGTGTTTACACCGGTGGCAATCACCTTACCGTCGCGCACAATCACAGCGCCAAACGGGCCACCGCGCCCCGAGGTCACATTCTCTTTAGCAAGCTCGATGGCCTGCTTCATAAACTCTGAATTACTCTGCATGCTGTTTGGTTCCTGCAAGCCTCACCGTTCTCACAAAAGAGGTCTAAAGAGGCGCTGACACGCTCGATTATTTCATACCGCGCACTCCCATCTGTTGACGCAGACGGCCCACTACAACCCTCGGGTATAGCCTCATCCACAAGAGCTGCGCTAACCTCTTTACAGCTTCAAGCATCAGCCCGCATGGCCATCGAGTCCATCAATCCCGCAACCGGCAAGCTGATCCGCAGCTTCGACACGCTCAGCGAAGAAGCCATCGCCGAAAAGATCGCTCTGGCCCACGCCGCCTTTCGCGCCTACGCAGCCGTCCCGCTCGAGCACCGCGCCCTCTGCATGCGCAAGCTCGCCTCCCTCCTCGACGAAGAAACCGACGATCTCGCCAAGACAATCACACTCGAGATGGGCAAACCCATTCACGCCTCACGGCAGGAGATCGCCAAGTGCGCCCTCGCCTGCCGATACTACGCCGACAACGCCGCGCGCATCCTCGCCTCCGAACCCATCCCCACCGAAAATCAGACCTATGTTCGCTGGGACCCGCTCGGCATCATCCTCGCCATCATGCCCTGGAACTTTCCCTTCTGGCAGGTCTTCCGCTTCCTCGCGCCCGCACTGATGGCCGGAAACGTCGGCCTGCTGAAGCACGCATCGAACGTACCGCAGTGTGCACTTGCGATCGAATCGCTTGCGCGTCGCGCGGGCTTCCCCCGCGGCACCTTCCAGACCTTGCTCATCGAATCGCGCCAGGTCGAGCACGTGCTCGGCGACGAGCGCATCGCCGCCGTCACCCTCACCGGCTCCGAACCAGCCGGACGCGCCGTCGCCGCACAGGCCGGCTGGCTCATCAAAAAATCTGTCTTAGAACTCGGCGGCTCCGATCCCTTCATTGTCATGCCCTCTGCCGATATCGCCACAGCCATCGAGACCGCCGTGCGCGCACGCCTCGTCAACAGCGGCCAGTCCTGCATCGCGGCCAAGCGCTTCATCGTTCACGAGTCCATCTACCAGGAGTTCGAATCCGGCTTCGTCGCCGGCATGGAGGCCATGAAGATCGGCGACCCCATGAAGGAGACCACCGACGTCGGCCCGCTCGCCACCGCAAAAATCGCCGACGAGCTCGAAGCCCAGGTTAAGGCTGCGACCAAAGCAGGCGCGCGCGTCCTCAGCGGCGGAGAACGCATGCTCGGCGATGGCAATTACTTCGAGCCCACCGTCCTCGTCAACGTCCCCCGTACCAGCTCCATTTATAAAGAAGAGCTCTTCGGCCCCGTTGCCATGCTCTTCAAAGTCGCTTCGCTCGATGAGGCCATCGAGATCGCCAACGACTCCCCCTTCGGCCTCGCCGCCTCTGCATGGACACGCGATCCCGCCGAGCAGCAGCGTCTCATCGCCGAGCTCGAGAGCGGAGCCGTCTTCGTCAACGCCATGGTCGCCAGCGACCCACGCCTCCCCTTCGGTGGCATCAAACACTCCGGCTACGGCCGCGAGCTCTCCGCCGCCGGTATGCGCGAGTTCCTTAACGCGAAGACGGTGCTGTTGTCAGCACCGCGCTCCATCTGAATATTTCGTTTAGAAAATTCGCTTCGAACGTGTCATTCCGAGCGAAACGAAGAACCGCATTTCGTGTCCCAGCCACAGAAGCCGTTGCCCCATATCTGGCGCAACCTAGTGCGAACCCAGCGTCGTATTCGCCGCCTGCGTCGCACTCGGCTTGAAGTAGCTCTTATCCCAAAGCGCACGGTAGAACTGCCCCGTCAGCTCCGCAGCCTTCGGCCCAAAGGTAGGACGCCCACCCTCAAGAAAGAAGACTGAAACCAGCCGCCCCTTCGGCGTATCGGCGTACGAACCGAACCATCCAAAGCGCGTCCCATTATTCGAGCACGTCCCCGTCTTGCCCATCACCGGGAACTCATTGAAGTTCGCTCGCAGCGTGCGTGCCGTGCCATACATCACCGCACCCTGCATCCCGTCCAGAATCTCGGGGATCAGCGGAGCGATGTTCAGCTGCCGCTTCACGCGCGGCTGAAAGCTCGCAATATCGATCTCATTCTCAGGATGCTGCAGGTAGTAAAGCGTTCCGCCGTTCGCAATCGCAGAAACCAGCGCACCCAGCTGCAGCGGTGTCATCGACACGCTCTCACCAAACGAGCACATGCGCCCCACTCCGCCCAGCTTCGCCGGGAGCTCTTCATCCGGATAGATTCCCAGCTGCTCACCCTGAATGTGATATCCAGCCAGCTCACCCAGGCCAAACTCATTCGCATAATGCTTCACGCGCTCAAAACCAAGCGAGCGACCCAGCGTTTCAAAATAAGCATTGTTCGAGTGGGCCAGCGCATCCGTCATCGTCATCGTGTACCGGCCGCCAAGATTCACCGGCGTGTCCTTCTTCACGATGCCCTCTTCCAGGGCCGCCAACGCAACCGTCAACTTGATCGTCGAGCAGGGCTCCGCGCCGCGCGACAACGCCAGCTTCTGGTTCACCATCGCCAAAATGCGTCCCGATGCCGGATCGATTACCACCGCTGTGCCGTTCATATTGCCCAGCGCCTCGATGGCGGCCTGACGCACCATCGGATCTTCGCCCTCGGTGACATCACCCAGCGTTAGATTGTCGGTAAAAGAATTCGCCGAGAAGTGTTCGTAATACCGCGTCCGCCGAACCGCCAGCTTCGCACGAGCCCCACGCCCACGCTTTCCGGCAACCACCTTCGTCGAGCCTTTCGTCGAGGCAACCGCCTTACCCTTCGACTTCGCGTTCCGGGCAGAAGCCTTCGAGACACGCGACTTGCCGCTCACCGCAGCATGCGTCGTCCCCGACGAATGATGCTTTACGCTACGCGACGACGTCATCGCCGTCGCCTCCATCCCAGAACCCACTACCAGGCCCAAAAGGATTACGCCAAAGACTCTGACCCAATGCAACACCAAAGGCGACCCCTCTTCCTACATCCACTATTAAAACGAAGTGAGCAACTATGTTGCCATCAATCCACGGCCAGCATTAGAAGACACTCTTTATTCCACTGCAGCATTCCCCCGGGGGAAATACATCTTTCGCTCCATATTTAGATGGAGTCATCAATGTCCGCGTCGCAGAAATGCTGGAATATCAAGCTCATCCGGCTCATTCGCATCCGCCGGAAGCGCTGCTGCCGCTCCTCCGTACTGAGCGCGCACCCCCACCTCCGCAGCCGGGGCTTCCGTATGGACGCTCTCCGCAGGTTGAACGTAAGCCGTCTCCCGAACTCCCGTCTCCAGCCGAACTGCCTCTTCTGGAATGGAATACGCCGGCATCGCCCGCTCCTGTGTGGTGCGGAAGAAATCATCGTCGAACACCGAAGCTGGAACTGCGCGAAGCTCCGGCTCACGGTCCGACTTTTCCTGTAGCTCAGACGCTGACGGCAAAGCCTCCACGTCACTTGCAAACTTCGGCATCGAGGCCGTCGAGCGCGGTGTCGAAACCCGCGGCTCCACCACCGGCATCTCATACCGCATCGTCGGCAGCGTCGCCTCCGCCAGCATCCGCTCCCGCCGCGCCGGCATCTCCTGCTGCTTGAAACCCGTGGCGATCACCGTGATCTTCACGTCCTCGCCCATCGTCTCGTCCTGCACCGCGCCAAAGATGATATTCGCGTCCTCGTGCGCCGCATTCTGAATAATCGTCGAAGCCTCATTCACCTCGTTCAGCTTCAGGTTGCTCGAACCAGTAATGTTGATCAGGATGCCCTTCGCGCCATCAATCGCACCCGACTCCAGCAGCGGCGAAGCCATAGCGGCCATCGCAGCCTCCACCGCGCGATTCTGTCCCGAGCGCACCGCTGTGCCCATCACCGCATAGCCCATGCCCGCCATCGTCGTCTTCACGTCTGCAAAGTCGCGGTTGATCACGCCAGGAATGGTAATGATGTCCGAGATACCCTGTACGCCCTGCCGCAACACATCGTCCGCAATGCGGAAGCTCTCGAAGAAGCCCGCGTCCTTCGCCACCGCCAGCAACTTCTCGTTCGGAATCACAATCACCGTATCGACGGAATCCAGCAGTTCCTGCAATCCACGCTCGGCCTGCATCATGCGGCGCTTACCTTCGAAGCCGAAGGGCCGCGTCACCACCGCAACCGTCAACGCGCCCATCTCGCTCGCCAGCGAAGCAATCACCGGCGCCGCTCCCGTGCCTGTGCCTCCGCCCAGGCCAGCCGTGACAAACACCATGTCCGCGCCCTCAAGCGCCTCGATGATTTTGTCTGAATCCTCCAGCGCAGCGCGCCGTCCCACATCCGGATTCGCGCCCGCTCCCAGCCCGCTCGTCAGCTTCACGCCCAGCTGCAGCTTCACCGGAGCGTTCGATGTATTCAGCGCCTGCACATCCGTATTCGCCGCAATAAACTCGACGCCTTCCACTTTGGCCGCGATCATGCGGTTGACGGCGTTATTGCCTCCGCCGCCTACGCCAATGACCTTGATCCGCGCTCCATGCGGAACTTCATCGTGGTAGTGGATACGGATATCGTCATCAGGCAGATTCGGCATGGAATGCAGTACTCCTTCGCGCGCGTCAACAGCAGCTCAGAAATAATTCTCACATCATCGACGCTCTGGATACACCCACGTTTTCCACCGCCCGTACCACGCGTGGTTCAACATCCCCCGCAAGCAGCTTCTGTCTGCCTTATTTTCGAAGCAGCCTCACTGAGCGAGTGAGAAACCTTTTACAAACTTGTGATCCTTCTCACCGTGAAAGTCCGGGCCTTTTGTTCCATGTCGATCGGCGGGATGACTCGTTATAAAGCGGCCCAATCGAGAATCCCGAACGAGCTAATCGACCTCGCCGAGATTCTTGACATGCCACAAGTGCTCCATCATAGTGGACGCACTGAAATACTTCCGTATTTGTTGCACTTCACTTTCCGAAAAGGATAACCAATGAAGAGGCTATTATTTCTCATCGCAGCATCTCTGTTCTTTGCTCTTTCACCCAATTCCCTGCAGGCACAGCAACAAATTATGCTCGCCTCTACAACCCAGGCTCAGTTTGAGGCGGATGCATCTAACCTTCTCTCGTGGACATGCGCCAACTACCCTAATACATTCCCGACCTGGTCCGCTTCCTCTGATAGAACCGTGGATGGTTACTGTCTAACGAACGATACGTATGAAGTAGTCTATTGGGCAATCTATTCGTACCAACCCACCCCTTGGGGCTGAACTAGAGAAGCTAGTCTATCTCTGACTGACAACCAATCTAGCGTCCCGAAACGGACATATCGATGACGACATCTGGCGTCGATGTAATGCTTCGAGTGGCTTTGGAATCTGCCTTTGCGGGTTCCAAAGCCGGGTGCCCACTCATGCGGTTTCATCGCATGAGTGGGACATTCGAGCGAAGCTCGAACCCTGTCAAACGTAAAACCGTCCAACGCAGTCGAAGAACCTGCAGTTCCCTCACTCCCTACAACCGACCGCGTTAGAAGCTCCCTGCAAAAATTGCCTTCAGCTTCGCTCGCAGCCCCTGCTCCTCACTCGCCTTGCGAACCTGCGTGCGATGCGTATACAGCAGCATGCCAATCGCCGCCGCATACTCCGGCCGCGCCAGCTCCTCGGGCATCCTCGAAAGCGGCACCGGATAACCAACCCGCGCAGGCACGCGCAGCAGGCTCTCCGCATTGTCCAGCAGACCCGACATCAACGCGCCGCCGCCAGTCACCACGCAGCCCGCGCCCAGCGCCTCCAGCACGCCGCCATTGCGCAGATTATCCCTCAGCATCGTGAACAGCTCACGCGCACGCGGCTCCAGAATCTCCGCCAGAAACCGCTGCCGTACCATGCGCGCCGGCTGGCCGCCCGAGATCGCCAGGTCGCCGCCCACCTCAATCTCATTCATCTGCGGAACCGCCGTCACCACGCAGTGCCCATATGTCTTTTTTAAGAACTCGGCCTCTTCGACGGTGACATGCAGGCCCACCGCAAGATCATTCGTAAAGTGATCGCCGCCAATCGGCAGCACAGCCGTATGAGCCACGGATCCCTCAAAGAAGACCGCCAGCTCCGTCGTGCTCGATCCAATATCCGCGATGCACACGCCAAGCTCGCGCTCATCGGCACTCAGCACCGCCTCAGCCGCTGCGATGCCCTCGTACACCGTGTCCATCACTTCAAGACCCGCGCGATTCGCGCACGTAATCACGCTCTGCGCCACGCCTCCCGAGCACGTCGACAGATGCAGATTCACTTCAAGCTTATTGCCCACCATCCCAATCGGGTCGTGAATCCCCGGCTGTTCATCCAGAATGAACTCCTGCGGCAGCAGATGCAGCACCTCGCGGTCTGGAGGGAGTGCCACACTGCGCGCACGGTCCACCGCCGCCCTTACCTCTTCGCGCGTAATCTCGCGCATGCGGCTGCCCATGCTGATTCCGCCGCGCGAATTCATCCCGCGCACATGTGCTCCGCCAATTCCGACCACCGCGGTCTCAATCGTCGCCTTGGCCGTGCGCTCCGCGGTCAACGCCGCGCGATTGATCGCATCGGCTGCCGGCCCCAGCTCTGCAATCAATCCCTTGCGCATGCCCTTCGACGCCTCGATGCCATGCCCGCGGTACCGCAGCACGCCGTCGTGCAGCTCACCCACCAGCACCACGCTCTTCGCGCTGCCCGCATCCAGCACCGTAATCAGATTCTCTGGCTTCTGACTCTTCATCGGCGAACCACCTGCGGCGGATGGAACTTCAGCTCGGAACCCGTCTCCTGCTCCGCCCGCGTCAACCCTTTCTTCGACCCATTTGCCTGCGCACTCTTCGGATGAACCCAGAACGACTCTCCATTCGCCACCGCCTGCCTCTGCTCGTCTGCTGTCGCGCTCGGATGCGCAGCCGCAACAGGCTTCTTTGCCGGTGTTGTCTTCGGCGCAACCGCTGCGCCCTTATGTTTTGCCGGAGCAGCCTTCGCCGCTGGCCTCTTCATCTGCGTCGCCGCCTTCGCTGCACCAGAATGCGTCACTTGAGGATGCGCAACCTGTGGATGCGCGATCGCAGCAGGCTTGGTGGCCGCAGGGGCAGGCTTCACAATCGGAGCCGCCACCGGAGCAGGCGTCGTACCCACCGCGGGCTGCGTCGCATCCACTCCCTGTCCCGCTACCGGCAGCGCACTTCCCTTCTGCATCTCCAGCACCACCTGCCGCTCATACCGCATATCCACCGAGCTCAAGTGCGGGTACTGCGTTCTCCACTCCGGCAGATGTTCTTCAAACTTGCGATAGCGATCCAGAAAGTTGTCCTCGCCGAAGTGCACCAGCACCTCGCCGTTCTTGTCCGCAACAATCGCCCGCACATCCTCCGGGTTCGACAGGTCCACCTCGCTCAGATTCTGCGAGATCCTCTCCCCCGATAAATCCAGGTCCCCCGTGAATCGTTGGTACAGCTTCATCCGCGCCGCCCGCAGCGACAGCGGATCGCTTGCCGCCAACCCCGTCACCACCGGAAACGAGTAGTGCATATCCCCCTGCACATCCGTCGGCATATCCAGCAGCACGCCATTCGCATCCACCAGTCCAATGTGGTTGCCCTGCCTCACAAACGCCACCGGCGTCCTCTCCACAATCTGCACGCGCAGATGATTCGGCAGCAGCCGCATCACCGTCGCATGCTCCACCCACGGCATCTGCTCCAGCTCCGCCTGCCGTTGCTCCAGCGAGACGCGAAAGATATTCCGCTCCACATCCTCACCAAAGATGCTCAGCAGCTGCGCCCGCGTCACATGCGAGTTCCCCTCAACCTCAATCGC is a genomic window containing:
- a CDS encoding nucleoside deaminase, whose protein sequence is MQSNSEFMKQAIELAKENVTSGRGGPFGAVIVRDGKVIATGVNTVTATNDPTAHAEVVAIRSACKELGEFSLPGCVMYTSCEPCPMCLAAIYWSRMEGIFYSATAGDAAAAGFDDAFLYEELRKEIGARTIPEERLLAERGNDSFDAWRRYTARVDY
- a CDS encoding NAD-dependent succinate-semialdehyde dehydrogenase yields the protein MAIESINPATGKLIRSFDTLSEEAIAEKIALAHAAFRAYAAVPLEHRALCMRKLASLLDEETDDLAKTITLEMGKPIHASRQEIAKCALACRYYADNAARILASEPIPTENQTYVRWDPLGIILAIMPWNFPFWQVFRFLAPALMAGNVGLLKHASNVPQCALAIESLARRAGFPRGTFQTLLIESRQVEHVLGDERIAAVTLTGSEPAGRAVAAQAGWLIKKSVLELGGSDPFIVMPSADIATAIETAVRARLVNSGQSCIAAKRFIVHESIYQEFESGFVAGMEAMKIGDPMKETTDVGPLATAKIADELEAQVKAATKAGARVLSGGERMLGDGNYFEPTVLVNVPRTSSIYKEELFGPVAMLFKVASLDEAIEIANDSPFGLAASAWTRDPAEQQRLIAELESGAVFVNAMVASDPRLPFGGIKHSGYGRELSAAGMREFLNAKTVLLSAPRSI
- a CDS encoding penicillin-binding transpeptidase domain-containing protein, whose product is MTSSRSVKHHSSGTTHAAVSGKSRVSKASARNAKSKGKAVASTKGSTKVVAGKRGRGARAKLAVRRTRYYEHFSANSFTDNLTLGDVTEGEDPMVRQAAIEALGNMNGTAVVIDPASGRILAMVNQKLALSRGAEPCSTIKLTVALAALEEGIVKKDTPVNLGGRYTMTMTDALAHSNNAYFETLGRSLGFERVKHYANEFGLGELAGYHIQGEQLGIYPDEELPAKLGGVGRMCSFGESVSMTPLQLGALVSAIANGGTLYYLQHPENEIDIASFQPRVKRQLNIAPLIPEILDGMQGAVMYGTARTLRANFNEFPVMGKTGTCSNNGTRFGWFGSYADTPKGRLVSVFFLEGGRPTFGPKAAELTGQFYRALWDKSYFKPSATQAANTTLGSH
- the ftsZ gene encoding cell division protein FtsZ, encoding MPNLPDDDIRIHYHDEVPHGARIKVIGVGGGGNNAVNRMIAAKVEGVEFIAANTDVQALNTSNAPVKLQLGVKLTSGLGAGANPDVGRRAALEDSDKIIEALEGADMVFVTAGLGGGTGTGAAPVIASLASEMGALTVAVVTRPFGFEGKRRMMQAERGLQELLDSVDTVIVIPNEKLLAVAKDAGFFESFRIADDVLRQGVQGISDIITIPGVINRDFADVKTTMAGMGYAVMGTAVRSGQNRAVEAAMAAMASPLLESGAIDGAKGILINITGSSNLKLNEVNEASTIIQNAAHEDANIIFGAVQDETMGEDVKITVIATGFKQQEMPARRERMLAEATLPTMRYEMPVVEPRVSTPRSTASMPKFASDVEALPSASELQEKSDREPELRAVPASVFDDDFFRTTQERAMPAYSIPEEAVRLETGVRETAYVQPAESVHTEAPAAEVGVRAQYGGAAAALPADANEPDELDIPAFLRRGH
- the ftsA gene encoding cell division protein FtsA, with amino-acid sequence MKSQKPENLITVLDAGSAKSVVLVGELHDGVLRYRGHGIEASKGMRKGLIAELGPAADAINRAALTAERTAKATIETAVVGIGGAHVRGMNSRGGISMGSRMREITREEVRAAVDRARSVALPPDREVLHLLPQEFILDEQPGIHDPIGMVGNKLEVNLHLSTCSGGVAQSVITCANRAGLEVMDTVYEGIAAAEAVLSADERELGVCIADIGSSTTELAVFFEGSVAHTAVLPIGGDHFTNDLAVGLHVTVEEAEFLKKTYGHCVVTAVPQMNEIEVGGDLAISGGQPARMVRQRFLAEILEPRARELFTMLRDNLRNGGVLEALGAGCVVTGGGALMSGLLDNAESLLRVPARVGYPVPLSRMPEELARPEYAAAIGMLLYTHRTQVRKASEEQGLRAKLKAIFAGSF
- a CDS encoding cell division protein FtsQ/DivIB; protein product: MRNSGRSARRESAVLEAPEPEYAPVAARAGRKPAQPDRTMRRDFSNFDEEFDDAPPPRQRREGGVKLRLRGGVPKSLGGRLGILAGVLVLVGLCAAAAGVARTAILHDERFVIPSSSAIEVEGNSHVTRAQLLSIFGEDVERNIFRVSLEQRQAELEQMPWVEHATVMRLLPNHLRVQIVERTPVAFVRQGNHIGLVDANGVLLDMPTDVQGDMHYSFPVVTGLAASDPLSLRAARMKLYQRFTGDLDLSGERISQNLSEVDLSNPEDVRAIVADKNGEVLVHFGEDNFLDRYRKFEEHLPEWRTQYPHLSSVDMRYERQVVLEMQKGSALPVAGQGVDATQPAVGTTPAPVAAPIVKPAPAATKPAAIAHPQVAHPQVTHSGAAKAATQMKRPAAKAAPAKHKGAAVAPKTTPAKKPVAAAHPSATADEQRQAVANGESFWVHPKSAQANGSKKGLTRAEQETGSELKFHPPQVVRR